ACCTCAATAAAAAAGTCTCTCACGTCGAGCTCTTCTTTAGCAGTTATCCGATACATGGATGCATCACCTTGAGCATTTGTTCAAGTTTGTTCACTTTTGGTTTATGACAAATGGCTTTTATATAGATTTTTTAAACCAAAGGTTGAGAACGGCCGTACTTGAAAGACGGCGTATACGCCCCGTGCCGGGAGAAAGGCTTTTTACCCCCCGACCCCAAGTAACCGGGGGGATAAAAATGGTCGAAATACCCAAGAGCCATCCGCGCTACTGGAGCCTGTACTACAGGGAGAAGATTATCGAGGGAATGGAGAAGGGCATGACCGCCAAGGCCGGGCTGATAGCCCACGGCCGCGGTGAGGCCTTTGACTACCTCATCGGGGAGAAGACGATAGGACCCGCCGAGAGGGCCATGCGCGCCGCCGTCGCGAAGCTGATCCTGGCCGAACATCCGGTTATCTCGGTCAACGGCAACGTCGCGGCACTTGTTCCAAAGGAAACGATAGAGCTGGCAAAAGCGCTAAACGCCAAGCTCGAGATAAACCTCTTCTACCGCACGGAGGAGCGCGTTAAGGCGATAGCGGAGGAGCTGAGGAAGCACGATCCTGATGTGGAGCTCCTCGGGATAAACCCCACGAAGCGCATTCCGGGTCTTGAACACGAGAGGGGGAAGGTTGACGAGGAGGGAATCTGGAAAGCCGATGTAGTCGTTGTCCCGCTGGAGGACGGCGACAGAACGGAGGCCCTCGTGAGGATGGGCAAGTTCGTGATCACCGTTGACCTCAACCCGCTTTCCCGCTCCGCCAGGATGGCCGACATAACCATCGTTGACAACATAGTCCGCGCGTATCCGAGAATGACTGAGCTGGCGAGGGAGATGAAGGACTACAGCCGCGGAGAGCTCCTCGCGATTCTGGAGGGGTACAACAACGAAAAAACGCTGGGCGACGTGCTCATCCACATGAAGCGCAGGCTGACCAAGCTGGCCGAAGGAGGGGTCTGGAGGAAGAAGACGCTGGAGTGAGCTCAGAACTCCTTCTCCGTCTTTTCTACCAGCCTTCTGAGGCCGGCAATGAGCTCTGCCTCACTTCCAACGTTCGATATCACCAGCGGAACCCTCTCACGCTCGGCGAGCTTTACAGCGAGCTCATCGAGCTTTTTGACCCCGTGGAGAACAACAACGGCCGGCTTGAGTCCTTGAACGCGAACCGCTATCATCGGGCTCCTTCCCGTTGTGACCTTGGTGAATATCAGCGCCCTCTCGGTCGTCCAGCCGTAGAGCTTGAGGAACTCCTCGCTGCTCATCTCAAGGATCGCCTTTATGCTGTCGACGACCGTGTAGCCGTATATGCGCCTGTCGAGGAGGTGCATGTTGGCGACGACCTCCCCCCTGACGGCCCCAACGAGGTCCTTTATGGTTATCGGAAGGGCGAACTCCCTGATGTCAAGTATGGCGCTCGTGGGAAGCTCGCTGCCGAGGGTCTTGCTGAACGCGCGGATCACGTTTCCACCGCGCTTCTCGTCTATCTCAAGGAGGGCCTCGACGAACTTCCGTATCGTGGACGCCCCGGGGCTCTTTCTCCTGCCGCCCTCGTAGTCGCTTATG
This genomic window from Thermococcus celericrescens contains:
- a CDS encoding 4-phosphopantoate--beta-alanine ligase produces the protein MVEIPKSHPRYWSLYYREKIIEGMEKGMTAKAGLIAHGRGEAFDYLIGEKTIGPAERAMRAAVAKLILAEHPVISVNGNVAALVPKETIELAKALNAKLEINLFYRTEERVKAIAEELRKHDPDVELLGINPTKRIPGLEHERGKVDEEGIWKADVVVVPLEDGDRTEALVRMGKFVITVDLNPLSRSARMADITIVDNIVRAYPRMTELAREMKDYSRGELLAILEGYNNEKTLGDVLIHMKRRLTKLAEGGVWRKKTLE
- a CDS encoding helix-turn-helix domain-containing protein → MLEKEKEALAKRIAGEITLSSDPGKTMRKWREIFGISQTELAEYLGVSSSVISDYEGGRRKSPGASTIRKFVEALLEIDEKRGGNVIRAFSKTLGSELPTSAILDIREFALPITIKDLVGAVRGEVVANMHLLDRRIYGYTVVDSIKAILEMSSEEFLKLYGWTTERALIFTKVTTGRSPMIAVRVQGLKPAVVVLHGVKKLDELAVKLAERERVPLVISNVGSEAELIAGLRRLVEKTEKEF